From the genome of Chloroflexaceae bacterium:
AACAGGTCGGCGGCGGGCGGGGTCAGCAGGCGCACCGTGAAGGACTTATCACTGTAAATGGAGATCTCGACCGGCACAATGCTGCCGGCCTGCGATGCCGACTTCTCATTGTACTCCTTCACGAAGGCCATGATATTAATGCCGTACTGGCCGAGGGCCGGCCCCACGGGAGGGGCGGGCGTGGCCTTGCCGGCCGGCAGTTGCAGTTTCACAACGCCTACGAGTTTCTTCGCCACTGCGATTCTCCTCTAAATGGAAGCGCAAAACTTCCTCCCTCTTCCCGGGCGGACGGGCCGGGCGAGGTGCATGGACGCCACAAGACGAGGGCCGCGGAACGGCCCTCACAGTCCGCACGCGTGCGCAGTCGGGCTAATCCACCAGGCGCGTCACCTGGAGGAAGTCAAGCTCAACCGGCGCCTCGCGCCCGAAGAACGACACCAGCACGCGGACACGGCCCCGCTCGTGGTCAATGGCGTCCACCACGCCCTCGAAATCGGTGAAGGGGCCATCAA
Proteins encoded in this window:
- the rplK gene encoding 50S ribosomal protein L11 — translated: MAKKLVGVVKLQLPAGKATPAPPVGPALGQYGINIMAFVKEYNEKSASQAGSIVPVEISIYSDKSFTVRLLTPPAADLLRKAAGAQKGSGTPNRTSAGQITRAQLRQIAQQKMPDLNALDIESAEKIIAGTARSMGIKIVD